In the genome of Arachis hypogaea cultivar Tifrunner chromosome 9, arahy.Tifrunner.gnm2.J5K5, whole genome shotgun sequence, the window cccaaaaatcaaaatttctaGGCCCGAATCTGAAACATTATTTGTAGTATAAGATAATGTGGAAACAGTTTGGGCCATGAAATGAATTTATTTCTTGGTAGTGAGAACTGGTGGTTCGAAATTGGAATTGTTCCTGacccaaaaaaaaattggaatGGTTTAAATATAAAAGGTTTAGATAATTTGTACAGTAAAAATACATGTTagttacaaattaatttttttatttaaaataaaacaattaattttttaatatatttatcttgtatttattaaaaaatatttaaaattttccaTTAATAATATCATTAGTATTTTTTTGGGTCACTTGATAATATCATTAGTATGTGTTTTTAggatatatatattagttaaattttaaatataaaatataaatcctaattaaataaaattaaaaagtttaactTTAAAAAATTGGAGTATACACccatttcattttaaaaaaaaaatttattacattaaaatctttaaattttacaaaaacaaaaaatataaatttttatcttagtcaaatttattacttttatttgaataaataaattttaaaaaatataaaaaaatttatatattttatttttaataaaatatttttggacaAAAACATCTCATCCAAAATTATTATACCGATAAACTTTAATATGATTATACTATAATAATTATAACAACTATAgaagtattattaaaattaaaatcacattttttaatattttgataatatttgttaagtaatattttttaaaaagtattgtttaataataaaaaaatatgacttaattttagtctaatttttataaatactataattataaatttataaagtaaaaatttaaatataatgaatttcatctaaaattaatagttaaaaacagttaaataatttgacaattaactaaatttttatgtaACGGTGCACTTAAGTTTCCACAAATTTATAATAGTCAACAAAACAAACTTGACTAGAAATTTGCAGAAGACCGGCGCTTGGGGAGCTCCACTTTGACCGTTTCGCTCCTCCTCTCTACAAAACACGGaccctctctctttttctttctcattctCAGATTCTCTCTCTAAAATGCTGCATTTGCTGAGAAATATAGGCGAGGAGTGGCTCTAAAATCACGTTAGCCTCCCCTAatctttccttttttatttatttttggacttaattctttcttttttttcagtTTAATTTTGATTTCAGTAAACCTCCTAATTATTCCGACGTGGTCGCCGGTTCCACCACCGCCGCCGCGGCGTTATGCACCGACGGCCCTGCCTTGCATCTGGCTTACCTTCATCTCGGAAAATCTTGATCTCGCATGACTGTCGACATTGCCGAATATTTTGGTGCACGTGATCTGTTTGATAAATTGCTTCTAGTTTTGAATGAGAAATATTGCACATGACCTGTTTGATAAATTGCTTCTacttttgaatataaaatattgCACATGATCCATTTGATAAATTGCTCTTGTTTTTGAATGAGAAATATTGCACATGATCTGTTTGATAAATTCCGAAGCTCCTTTGGAAGTTAATTATCTCAATGTCTGAAAAAAAGGATaggaattattttaaaatttatttggcTGTTGATTGAAGAGACTACCATGCCCTGCATTGCCATTGATTTGTCATTGCAGTGAGGATTTTAGGTTTCCTTTGTAGGAGACTTCATTATCCAAGAGACTAGGATGAATTGCCGTTGATAAATAATTGCAGTGAGAATTTTCAGTTTCCTTTGAAATATGTATCTTATGAAGTTTATAACCATGCTGACCTATTTTTGACATCACTGAAAGCTTTTAGCAAGGAAATGATTGTGGAATTCCCTGACCTCTGGTTTTGAATGGGGCTTAGTCTAGAATTTTGTTTCATACTTTTTGAGCATGGTGTTTTGAACCGCTCTTTCTTGTGATGTGATATGATTATATCGTTATTCCTGTAAATTCAACCCCACACTCTATTATTTATTTAAGCTTGGTTAGTGAAGGAGGGAATATGCATTCCCTATACATTCGGGAGTAGAGACAATTACTCAATAGAGAACCCCATATGGCTTGTTTTATTTTACATGATTGGATTTCCTGGTATTCATGAAATTAGTTTTAATCTATCCTTTATTCCTTTTATAATGAGAAATTTCTTGACATATTTGCCATGCCTGTTAGTATGTTATAAATGGTGTCATTAATACCATCCATAATTCCGTACACTGGTAATTAATCTCTGGTCAAGGAATTTTTAGTTCTCAAATTTAGAGCAATTCACTTGTACTTTTAGCACCTGTGATTATTCCATGCCGACAGAGCCTGTTACAACAACCATTATTGTGCTCAAACTTTAGATGACTACTTCATTAGATTACTAGCCAAGTTTAAAATTTCAACTCAATGATAAAGCACCCACCCTTCCCTTTAACCCTatgaacattttaaatttttctcaTGCTTTAATAAGTTGGATTTTAATCGATGCTTTCAAGGATAGAAACACATACTTGCAAACTTGATAAATATAAGCTTCATAGTACAACTTCCATTGCCACCTACAGGACAAGAGTGAGAGAGTATTGGATAATTGCTAAATAAACAATTATATAGTACTATACTCTTACTCCACTGGAGATTAACTATTTAGATTAACCACATCACCCCAGTGTTTGCCAATACTTAGCTTCTCCAACCCTTTAGACACTCTAGTCAAGTAGGCCATCATGAAGTCATATTTAAACCCTTAAACTGAGTTGTTTGAAATCACTTCTAGTTAAGTTGTAGTCTAGCATTCAAGCTATTGTCATCCTTTTGTATAAGAATCTGAAGAGGTCCAAAATTCTATAGATTTTGTATGCTTTTGATTACACAATTAATTCTATAACAAATAATGAAGTGGTTTTTGTTTCAAATTGCTTTGATTGATAAGCAAATTCGGCACAAACTGGTGGAGGTATCTGATAAGGATGTTATGGGGGGAGATTCATTTGAAGAGGATGTTTTCATGAAAGGTCATTCATACCGGGATGCTTTTGAAGAGCAATATTTGTAGGGGTGTAAGCAGTTTCGAATAACCTAATCAAAATCAAATCGATCCGATTAATCGCTTACTGGTAATCAAGTTTTACTCGATGAGTTTGGATTGGATGACGGGTTCGGTCGCGGAACCTAAACGAATTGAGGCCTGATTGGTATACctatattattaaaataggatTAAAGTGACAAATAAATCCTTATGGAACTACATTTTAGATAGATTAGtctctaaaaaaaaaagatactaaTAAAGTTATTTAAGATTTTCTGTCATAGTCATAGAGACTAATTTAAAGGTAGAGTGTTCACATTTGCTAgaaaattttattagtatttttgttctttatgaaatataaattttgaggggtttatttgtcattttactcttaaaagaatatatatagcatatttattagtatttttgttctttataaaatgtaaattttgagggatttatttgtcattttactcttaaaagaatatatatagcATATATAGCAACTTTTAGTTCAAAACCCTAATCTTAGCATTAGTAGGCCACCCACACCATGAAGCCCTAGGAAGAGGAGTAATTGGAACAGAGCATATGGTGATATGGGGCACAAACAATGGGTAGAGAGGATGGGGTTGCAAATGTTTATGATGATGGggcattatttaattttttttttcacgtttCCCAACTCTTCattattttataagaattttcaatttttttaaaaaataatttcttttatcCTTTTGCCCTATTGTTTTATAATCACTCACATCAAAATAATTTTGaagaaacaaaaattcataatAGTATTACGTACTTGCCCTGAACAtataattcattttattttataataatcaaAGCTTGAGCTTTATTATTTTACAAGAATACATctagtatttaattttaatacaatataaaaagtTTTATATGTATCCAATTTTATATTGACATCTCAATAAGaataataactttttaaatataCTGCATAAATGTTCATTCATAAAAAAGGTTTAATAATCATTGAGTACAAAAATTTATATTGTTAgtgtattaatattaaatatataaattaataataataattttatatattattatatctgtATAAAAGGAAAATTTatgtaaatatttaattatatattatgaattttattaattaaatcattCATCTGTATTATGTTATTTTCATGGTTAATACTCGAATTAGTCACGAAAGATGGAgtgttttttaaatttatttttgaaaaattttattaattaaactgGTCTTAttacgaattaatcatatttattcttcagctattctaataataattttcatcaataattaataatatgaaaTGTTAATTTATATTATAGATGACACCTAACATGTTCAATTAGattttaactaaatatatttataaaaatttattaatttagttactaAATCATATAGAGAagatgattttatataattaaaaaatagattaaattaataaattttaataaaaaatttaattattattaattgttgacaaaaattattaataaaataaattaaaaaacaaatataattaacagatttaaaaaatatctcatattttaaaaattgattttactATTAACCCTAATTTATATTTTACATCTTTAGGAGCGGGATAATAaatgtgaattttttatttttaatattggagtggTAATGGTGTTTTTCTTAAATGTGGATTGTTGGGGTGTTATACTTAAATGTGGGATTGTTTAACTAGAAAAGTAGAAATCGGTGCTAGGAATTTGTGAGAGGTACACAAATCGGTGTCAGGGATTTGTGTAGGTACACAAATTGGTGCCAGGAATTTGTGTTGGTACACAAATTAGTCCAAaggatttgtgttaaaaaaaaaattaaaaaattttaagtacagAAATCGGTACTAGGGATTTGTGTActtccacaattttaaaaaataccaaaaattatcATGTTAAAGTATATTACCACTTTtacttccataacaaaaaaatcCGCCAATAAATGTTTAAAAAGAGGGGGGAAAAGGACAAAATAACCCGAAAAGAGGAGAAAAATGATTCCTTAATTGTGACCGCAGGAGCGAATATTCGCATTgtgaaattagggttagggttcatCGTATATCTCTAGCCTTATATAAATACTCATTTTTCCTCGAACGCTCGTTCTATCTTGTATCATACACTCTCTCACAGTCACTACTGAAAGCATctcaaagagagagaaagagaaagcatcATGGCAGAACAAACCTTTATCATGATTAAGCCCGATGGTGTTCAAAGAGGCTTGGTATGTTTCTTTCCTCCATATTCCTCTTTTTAGTTTATTCTGTTATTCCTGCAATTTGAACTTTGCTTGTGGTGAATTATGATTTTAAGTGTAAACTTCTATGCAAATTTTAAATGAATATTCCTTGTTGGTTTTTGTAAGTTtgtctttttcaaataattaggTTGATGAAGGCAGCTATTTTGTAAAATAGGTCAATGATGTTCTTTTTCCCCTTATaatatttgaaagaaaattattttctgTTTCAGGTTGGAGAGATTATTAGCAGATTTGAGAAGAAGGGATTTTACTTGAaaggtaatttctttttttttttgttactactTACTTAACATACGTGCTAAAAATTTAGCTTAGAAACTCCACAAACTTTTAGCCTTattgaaaattgaaatattatatttaaatacttTCCCAATGACATGATCGCGTATCACAAATTTTGGTTCAACAGTGTGTCACTGAGTTTGCATGTAACTTATGCTAGTGATGAAGATGTAGTAGGCACAATAGTTATCACTTGTTTAATTGGGAATTGAGGTTGATGAGTGTTTCTCTGACTTGGGCTcaggtttgaagctcatcaccgTCGACCGCCCTTTTGCCGAGAGGCACTATTCTGACTTGTCTGCAAAGCCTTTCTTTAATGGATTGGTCGAATACATTATCTCTGGTCCTGTTGTTGCCATGGTCTGGGAGGGCAAAGGTGTTGTCGCTACTGGCCGAAAGTTGATTGGAGCAACAAACCCCTTGGCATCTGAGCCTGGAACTATCCGTGGTGACTTCGCCATTGACATTGGAAGGTAACTATTTACTTAACTCACCTCTATCTAACTGCATGGTTTCGTATGTGCTTTTCATAGATCTTGATCTTAGGTCTGTTAAGTAAATTTCAGGTTGACAAGTAAAATAGTTAATGGATAATCTTGTTTTTGAAATAATTGTTCAAATTGATCATAAAATCAGATGCACTTAAGTTAAAGGTTGTAGTGGTCTATGTCTGTGGATTCTTTCTGATTGGAGTATTAGACCATGTCAGTTGTAGAATTTTAACATTGATAAGGTGGTCCTTAGAATAGGTCCCAAGAGACGATGGTGAAGATTCACCTGTGACATGATTAAGTGTTTTTTCCAATTAAGATTATCTTCAACGTATTACAACAAAGTAATCAAACCAAGTCTGGTGGTGAATTAGTATCGTAAAGCTAAACCCAAACTTTGACTTTACCGgtaaaattttattagtaaaCTCAAGAGTTTGATAACCTTGACTAGTAAGGCTGTGGCACTCTACATTATATAAATGAATTTGATCATTgttcctattttaattatgtacatAAGTGGTTATTATAAGGTTTGAACATTTGTTTTGAAGTTGAAGTTTATGGCATCTAATGTTAACATTGTGTGCAGGAATGTGATCCACGGAAGCGACTCTGTTGAGAGTGCCACCAAGGAAATCGCATTGTGGTTCCCTGAGGGCCCTGCTAACTGGCAAAGCAGCCTCCACTCTTGGATCTATGAGTAAATTTATAAACTCTCAGGTTGATCATAAAAGTAGTGCCTTAATTTGATCCCAGAGTTGCTACTGGTTTTGTTTATTATCCCATTGTTGGGACTTTGTTTATTATGGTACTGGTTTGTTTGTCAAGCCATAGTTGTGTCATTTCTGTTATATTATAGtctgaaaaaaaaatcaagcaTCAAACTAGTTTACTTTTTCTTCCTGTGGATTATTATAGTGCTTTTGAGTTATGAGCCGTTTATTATGAGGTTGCATCTTCCATATTTATTTCCGATTTTTCCACCTTTACTCGAATTTTATCCTGATTTTTTTTGTCATGGAATTTTATCTTGATTAGTAGTTACTACAACTTCTAAATATTAGTTAACACATGAAATATCAACGTTTCCTTATTTGATGATGAGAAACGATGAGTTCTCCTTTTGGTGTTTCAATTAATCTTGTTAAATCTTAATTCTCTCTCGTGTACAAAAACATGTCATTGTAAGAGGAATTTTGTTATGTCCGAAAATTTGCAGGCTTATCATTTCTGGTTAATGAGTGTACATCAACATTCTAAAATTTGGATGAAATTATTATTAACGAGTTTTCATCAGTCTGCTTTTAATTTTACAATGGCTCGAGTTAATTACCGCGGATTTCATTACGTGGAATTTGCAATAATTTTGCAAAATCGACCTTTTCCAGAGATGcaaaataattagaataaatatctaaattagtctataaaaaaatttttgattggACATTTTGATCTGATAAATTTTATTctctataaatttttaaaatatatttttgttcgaCAGCTTGATTTTTTTATCGTTTTAAaaggaattaatttattttgtgggtattttttatttaattgtttgaAAACAAAACTTGTTAGGGATTTATTTGTTTGAcacatatattaaaattttaattaaaagaaataaaaaagatcaattcATTTTAATAGAATAACTTTtgaagatttttaaaaataaaatttcattagAAACCAAAATATTAGAGCTAGAATTCCTTTAAGTTATCCATTTGGATTTTCATTCTAGTTACATTTGGTTTTTAAGTCCGAACGTAGTCTTAAACTCTCGATCAAACATGTTTatggataataaaataataaatacatgTAATTTACTATTTTGTATCCTAGGGTacgtttaaaaatataataatatatttttttgacatAAGATCTCTTTAATAACATTtgggaaaatatttttttgatattattAAATTGCGTTCTTAGAGCACTAGCAAGACCCCCAAAATTATGcggcctcttttttttttatatgatttccAATTGTGAGTAACCTACGTTATGGAGATTGTGGGTGATTTATACGGATAGCATAATGTTAGAGTTTAGTGGGGGATGAAATCGAACCGTCCAATTTattattaagaaaaagaaaaacaaatcgaACAGTTCGATTTGTGTGTGAATAGGTGtgcattgatttaaaaaaaataataataaattttaaatttatttacagatctcattcattcattgattcaCTTCATTTACAACATATTAATCAATAATAATCATGAATTTAAAcccaaatcaaatataaaatctaacattACATACATATTATTAACTATTTGTACAGGCTTTAGAAGGATACACACTAACTAATTAATTCTACTTCAATCTCTATATCT includes:
- the LOC112710223 gene encoding nucleoside diphosphate kinase 1 — its product is MAEQTFIMIKPDGVQRGLVGEIISRFEKKGFYLKGLKLITVDRPFAERHYSDLSAKPFFNGLVEYIISGPVVAMVWEGKGVVATGRKLIGATNPLASEPGTIRGDFAIDIGRNVIHGSDSVESATKEIALWFPEGPANWQSSLHSWIYE